A DNA window from Halomonas zincidurans B6 contains the following coding sequences:
- a CDS encoding pseudouridine synthase: protein MRLDKFLCETTDLTRSLAKKALHRGEVNVDGEVIRNPAVHVGEGSAVDWLGKRLAPFGLRYLMMNKPLGVECTTRAGRYQTVLELIDLPKVERLHPVGRLDVDTTGLVLLTDDGQWSHRVTSPRTRCPKVYLASLAEPLQDSMLETAIAAFAEGLLLDGEQQPTHPARLEALSPERFRITVTDGKYHQVRRMFAAIGNRIETLHRESIGPLVLDPDLEPGECRMLRDEEIAAF, encoded by the coding sequence ATGCGCCTCGACAAGTTTCTCTGCGAGACCACGGACCTGACCCGCAGCCTGGCCAAGAAGGCGCTTCACCGGGGCGAGGTGAATGTCGATGGCGAAGTGATCAGGAATCCCGCCGTGCATGTCGGCGAGGGCAGCGCCGTCGATTGGCTGGGAAAGCGATTGGCCCCGTTCGGCTTGCGCTACCTGATGATGAACAAGCCGCTCGGGGTCGAATGCACCACGCGAGCGGGACGCTACCAGACGGTGCTCGAGTTGATCGACCTGCCCAAGGTCGAGCGATTGCATCCGGTGGGGCGGCTGGATGTCGACACCACGGGGCTGGTTCTGCTGACCGATGACGGTCAATGGTCGCATCGCGTGACATCGCCGCGAACCCGATGCCCCAAGGTGTATCTGGCCAGCTTGGCCGAGCCCCTGCAAGATAGCATGCTGGAAACCGCGATCGCCGCCTTCGCAGAAGGGCTGTTGCTGGATGGCGAACAGCAGCCGACCCACCCGGCGCGGCTTGAAGCGCTTTCACCCGAGCGTTTCCGCATCACCGTGACCGATGGAAAATACCACCAGGTGCGGCGCATGTTCGCCGCGATCGGCAACCGCATCGAGACGTTGCATCGTGAATCGATAGGCCCCTTGGTGCTGGATCCGGACCTCGAACCGGGAGAATGCCGCATGCTGAGGGATGAAGAGATTGCCGCCTTCTAA
- a CDS encoding amidohydrolase: MSELRTTLVQPDLRWEDPEANCHLLEEQLGDLGQAQTDLVVLPEMFATGFTMNSREMAEPMEDSRSVAWMRRQAMQRGCVVTGSVAIVAEGEYYNRMIWATPDGELAYYDKRHLFRMAGEHERYGMGDQRVIVELNGFRLLLTVCYDLRFPVWLRQQPRGGAHFEYDALLCVANWPAPRRQAWRILLQARAVENLSYVIGVNRVGEDAKKLAYAGDSMLVDFKGESLIDERRDQPFIHTGVLDSDALAQFREKFPAWMDADRFTLEM, encoded by the coding sequence ATGAGCGAGCTACGCACGACCCTCGTCCAACCGGATCTGCGCTGGGAGGATCCCGAAGCCAACTGCCACTTGCTGGAAGAGCAGCTTGGCGACCTGGGACAGGCCCAGACCGACCTGGTCGTGCTGCCGGAGATGTTCGCCACCGGCTTCACCATGAATTCCCGCGAAATGGCCGAACCGATGGAGGACAGTCGAAGCGTCGCGTGGATGCGCCGACAGGCGATGCAGCGTGGCTGCGTGGTGACCGGCAGTGTGGCGATAGTCGCCGAAGGCGAGTATTACAATCGCATGATCTGGGCCACACCCGACGGCGAACTGGCCTATTACGACAAGCGCCACCTGTTTCGCATGGCCGGTGAACATGAGCGTTACGGCATGGGCGATCAGCGGGTCATCGTCGAGCTCAATGGCTTTCGTCTGTTGCTGACGGTCTGCTATGACTTGCGCTTCCCGGTCTGGCTGCGCCAACAGCCTCGCGGGGGCGCGCACTTCGAGTACGATGCGCTGCTGTGCGTGGCCAACTGGCCGGCACCGCGTCGCCAGGCGTGGCGTATCCTGCTGCAAGCCAGAGCGGTAGAGAATCTGAGTTACGTGATCGGCGTCAACCGTGTCGGTGAAGACGCCAAGAAGCTGGCCTACGCCGGCGATTCGATGCTCGTCGACTTCAAGGGCGAGTCGCTGATCGATGAGCGTCGCGATCAACCTTTCATTCACACCGGTGTGCTCGACAGCGACGCACTGGCCCAGTTCCGCGAAAAGTTTCCCGCCTGGATGGATGCCGATCGCTTCACGTTGGAGATGTAA
- the rarD gene encoding EamA family transporter RarD: MSLPVQPDKEATQGVFFGLCAYLMWGSFPLFFALFEGIPAWEILIHRVLWSCVFLVGLVSLLRRWTPIRAALAEPRRLGRVLACAVLIGLNWGIYIYAVESRQVFQASLGYFLTPLINVALGVGFLKERMSPLQGVAVALAAVAIGIQLALLGSLPWITLVLATSFGTYGLLRKQVPLDGLSGLFVETLLLFPLGLLAIAWLSASGQSHFMQGDGQTTLLLIASGVITALPLMAFAGAARRLRLATLGFLMYLNPTIQFFIALLISREPLSPIQLATFVLIWISLAIYSYSAWQQHPRERIA, encoded by the coding sequence ATGAGCCTGCCCGTCCAGCCCGACAAGGAAGCTACCCAAGGGGTGTTTTTCGGCCTCTGCGCCTATCTGATGTGGGGCAGCTTTCCGCTGTTCTTCGCCCTGTTCGAAGGCATTCCCGCCTGGGAAATACTCATTCATCGCGTGCTGTGGTCCTGCGTATTCCTGGTCGGTCTGGTGAGTCTGCTCAGGCGCTGGACGCCGATTCGAGCGGCATTGGCCGAGCCGCGTCGGTTGGGGCGGGTACTGGCGTGTGCGGTGCTGATCGGGCTCAATTGGGGCATTTATATCTATGCCGTCGAAAGTCGCCAGGTCTTTCAGGCAAGCCTGGGATATTTTCTCACCCCGCTGATCAACGTGGCGCTGGGCGTGGGCTTTCTCAAGGAGCGCATGTCGCCACTGCAGGGTGTCGCCGTGGCCCTCGCGGCGGTGGCGATCGGCATTCAGCTCGCACTGCTGGGGAGCCTGCCCTGGATCACGCTGGTACTGGCGACGTCCTTCGGCACTTACGGGCTGCTGCGCAAGCAGGTTCCGCTGGACGGATTGTCAGGGCTGTTCGTCGAGACGCTATTGCTGTTCCCGCTGGGCCTGCTGGCCATCGCCTGGTTGAGCGCTAGCGGCCAATCGCACTTCATGCAGGGCGATGGCCAGACCACGCTGCTGCTCATCGCCAGCGGCGTGATAACGGCGCTGCCGCTGATGGCGTTCGCCGGGGCCGCAAGGCGGTTGCGCCTGGCCACCCTCGGCTTTCTGATGTATCTGAACCCCACGATTCAGTTCTTCATTGCATTGCTGATCTCCCGCGAGCCCCTCTCGCCGATCCAACTGGCCACTTTCGTGCTGATCTGGATTAGCCTGGCGATTTACTCCTACTCCGCCTGGCAACAACACCCACGCGAACGGATCGCATGA
- a CDS encoding methyl-accepting chemotaxis protein, giving the protein MRIVNLGLLGALLGAAVVASLWLEAPWVSYLTTLLGLLAGLSFDRFARIYAADPEELDVMSQRGLPASGRDYLSLRKMAQRLVKRAGRTAIASAEVSHHADRLDWRLTEQETIVSEAVASMAAITTTIETVSASASQLAAQASASQSANQSNRQALDGVIGEMTLLASRSDEALDLLESLAGKTHRVRDVTGMIEEIAEQTNLLSLNASIEAARAGEHGRGFAVVAGEVRELSRRTAEATRQVESLVDEIGDSSNRVVETIGHLMRRVGDSASEIEAVGGHLSAMTEDFDSVESQLAEIAGSMQQTRGHSQQVSQTLITLKSHVDDGLGDMHDLAEQARALMDAAEAVDGELAQQRLASRHQQVFGEARRAADRIAALLEQAIKRGELREEVLFDAKYTVISNTRPPLYRTGYDTYTDSHLPKIQEPLLEALQASYAIACDQRGYVPTHNRHVSKPPSGDYETDLKYSRSKRIFDDPTGSRCGSHTRALLVQTYKRDTGEVMHDLSVPIHVNGRHWGGFRVGYQPESVATTR; this is encoded by the coding sequence ATGCGTATCGTGAATCTGGGCCTGCTGGGGGCCTTGCTGGGCGCCGCCGTTGTCGCCAGTCTATGGCTTGAAGCGCCATGGGTGTCGTATCTGACCACCTTGCTGGGGTTGTTGGCCGGTCTTTCATTCGATCGTTTCGCGCGGATCTACGCTGCCGATCCCGAGGAGCTCGATGTCATGAGCCAGCGTGGGCTGCCGGCATCGGGGCGCGATTACCTGTCGCTGCGAAAGATGGCTCAACGACTCGTCAAGCGCGCCGGCAGGACGGCCATTGCCTCCGCCGAGGTGTCGCATCACGCTGACCGCCTCGACTGGCGGCTCACCGAACAGGAAACCATCGTCAGCGAGGCGGTGGCGAGCATGGCGGCGATCACCACGACCATCGAAACCGTTTCGGCCAGCGCCAGCCAGCTCGCCGCTCAGGCGAGCGCCTCGCAATCCGCCAACCAGAGCAACCGCCAGGCGCTCGACGGCGTCATCGGCGAGATGACCCTGCTGGCCAGCCGCTCGGACGAGGCCTTGGATCTGCTCGAGTCGCTTGCCGGCAAGACCCATCGCGTCCGTGACGTGACCGGAATGATCGAGGAGATCGCCGAGCAGACCAACCTGCTGTCGCTCAATGCCTCGATCGAGGCGGCACGTGCCGGCGAGCATGGGCGTGGCTTTGCGGTGGTGGCCGGTGAAGTGCGCGAGCTTTCACGGCGTACCGCGGAGGCGACCCGGCAGGTCGAATCGCTGGTCGACGAGATCGGCGACAGCAGTAACCGGGTCGTCGAGACGATCGGCCATCTGATGCGTCGGGTAGGCGACAGCGCCAGCGAGATCGAAGCGGTGGGCGGGCATCTTTCCGCCATGACCGAGGATTTCGACAGCGTCGAAAGCCAGCTCGCCGAGATCGCCGGCTCGATGCAACAGACCCGCGGACATAGCCAGCAAGTCTCGCAGACGCTGATCACACTCAAATCGCACGTTGATGATGGCCTGGGAGATATGCATGACCTCGCCGAGCAGGCTCGCGCCTTGATGGACGCCGCGGAAGCGGTGGATGGCGAACTTGCCCAGCAGCGTCTGGCCAGCCGCCATCAACAGGTCTTCGGCGAGGCAAGACGCGCCGCCGACCGGATCGCGGCGTTGCTCGAGCAGGCCATCAAGCGAGGCGAACTGCGTGAAGAAGTGCTGTTCGACGCTAAATATACCGTTATCTCAAATACCCGACCACCTCTCTACAGGACGGGCTACGACACATACACCGATAGTCACCTGCCCAAGATCCAGGAGCCGCTACTCGAAGCCCTGCAGGCCAGTTACGCGATCGCCTGCGATCAGCGCGGATACGTTCCCACCCATAACCGCCATGTCAGCAAGCCGCCAAGCGGCGACTATGAGACCGACCTGAAATACAGCCGCAGCAAGCGGATCTTCGATGATCCCACCGGCAGCCGCTGTGGCTCGCATACCCGCGCCTTGCTGGTACAGACCTACAAGCGCGACACCGGCGAGGTGATGCACGACCTGTCCGTGCCCATTCACGTCAATGGTCGTCATTGGGGCGGCTTCCGTGTCGGCTACCAGCCCGAGAGCGTCGCAACCACGCGCTGA
- a CDS encoding CoA-acylating methylmalonate-semialdehyde dehydrogenase: MEFIHHLIDGEPSDAPGATLEVTNPSTGAVVRRVANADAATAERAIAAAQAAYPAWRDTPPAKRAQVMFRFKQLLEDNAERLTHLVSEEHGKTFEDAGGELRRGIENVEYACGVPELLKGDYSHNAGPAIDAWSNFQPLGVVAGITPFNFPAMVPLWMYPMAIACGNTFILKPSERDPGSALAIAELLQEAGLPRGVINVVHGGREAVDALIESPHVKALSFVGSTPIAESIYGRGSANGKRVQALGGAKNHAVVLPDADLENAANTLMGAAYGSCGERCMAISVAVCVGDETADRLVESMLPKIAALKIGPGTDKGLDMGPLVTGAHRDKVLGFIEEGVSSGAELVADGRGLTVPGYENGFFLGGCLFDRVKPTMRIYREEIFGPVLCVVRVASLDEAIRLINEHEYGNGTCLFTRDGEAARRFADSIEVGMVGINVPLPVPVAYHSFGGWKRSLFGDLHAYGPDSVRFYTRRKAVSQRWPSAFETTQAEFNFPSGGH; the protein is encoded by the coding sequence ATGGAATTCATTCATCATCTGATCGACGGCGAGCCGAGCGATGCCCCGGGCGCGACGCTCGAGGTGACCAATCCCTCGACCGGCGCGGTGGTGCGGCGGGTCGCCAATGCCGATGCCGCGACCGCCGAGCGGGCGATCGCGGCGGCGCAGGCCGCTTACCCGGCTTGGCGCGATACGCCGCCGGCCAAGCGCGCCCAGGTCATGTTCCGTTTCAAGCAGTTGCTCGAGGACAATGCCGAGCGGCTGACCCACCTGGTCAGCGAGGAGCACGGCAAGACCTTCGAGGACGCCGGTGGCGAGCTGCGCCGCGGCATCGAGAACGTCGAGTACGCCTGCGGCGTACCCGAATTGCTCAAGGGCGACTATTCGCACAACGCCGGTCCGGCGATCGACGCCTGGTCGAACTTCCAGCCGCTGGGTGTGGTGGCGGGCATCACGCCGTTCAATTTTCCGGCAATGGTGCCGCTGTGGATGTATCCGATGGCCATCGCCTGCGGCAACACCTTCATTCTCAAGCCCTCCGAGCGCGATCCCGGCTCGGCACTGGCGATCGCCGAGCTGCTCCAGGAAGCCGGGCTGCCCAGGGGCGTCATCAACGTGGTTCACGGCGGCCGCGAGGCGGTCGATGCGTTGATCGAATCGCCCCATGTCAAGGCGCTGTCGTTCGTCGGTTCGACCCCGATTGCCGAATCGATCTATGGCCGCGGTAGCGCCAACGGCAAGCGCGTCCAGGCCCTAGGCGGGGCCAAGAATCACGCCGTGGTGCTGCCCGACGCCGATCTCGAGAACGCCGCGAACACCCTGATGGGCGCTGCCTACGGTAGCTGTGGCGAGCGCTGCATGGCCATCTCGGTGGCGGTCTGCGTGGGCGACGAGACGGCGGATCGGCTGGTCGAGTCGATGCTGCCCAAGATCGCCGCGCTGAAGATCGGCCCGGGAACCGACAAGGGGCTCGACATGGGGCCGTTGGTCACCGGCGCGCACCGCGACAAGGTGCTGGGCTTCATCGAGGAGGGCGTATCCAGCGGCGCCGAGCTGGTGGCCGACGGACGGGGGCTGACCGTGCCCGGTTACGAGAACGGCTTTTTCCTGGGCGGCTGCCTGTTCGATCGGGTAAAACCGACGATGCGCATCTATCGCGAGGAGATCTTCGGCCCGGTGTTATGCGTGGTGCGTGTCGCCAGTCTCGACGAGGCCATCCGACTGATCAACGAACACGAGTACGGCAACGGCACCTGCCTGTTCACCCGCGACGGCGAGGCGGCGCGGCGTTTCGCCGACAGCATCGAGGTGGGCATGGTCGGCATCAACGTGCCGCTGCCGGTGCCGGTGGCCTACCATAGCTTCGGTGGCTGGAAGCGTTCGCTGTTCGGCGACCTGCATGCCTACGGTCCCGATTCGGTGCGCTTCTATACTCGTCGCAAGGCGGTATCCCAGCGCTGGCCTTCGGCCTTCGAAACCACCCAGGCCGAATTCAACTTTCCCTCCGGTGGTCACTGA
- a CDS encoding aspartate aminotransferase family protein, translating into MFSLDSQTHGRAADARSQDGSDTLGDAYWMPFTANRDFRAHPRMVAGAEGRYLIDTRGRRLFDSLSGLWCCGAGHNRAELQQAVARQLGRLDYAPSFQVGHPLAFELAERLAELTPKGLDHVFFTNSGSESADTALKMARAYWRLKGKPEKTRLISRLKGYHGVNIGGTSAGGIVANRKHYGQLLEFAHLPHTLQPGQAFTRGQAEQGAELADALLDQIALNDAANIAAVIVEPMSGSAGVIVPPKGYLERLRAICDEHDILLIFDEVITAFGRCGATTGAEAFGVTPDIMNVAKQITNGAIPMGAVIASREIHATFMQAGGPGHGIEFPHGYTYSAHPVACAAALAALELFEREDFPAQVRAIAPAFEARLHALKGRPHVVDIRNYGLAGAIQLAPREGDPAIRPRDAALALWEAGFYVRYGGDTLQFGPPFATTDAELERLFDAVATTLDTLA; encoded by the coding sequence ATGTTCAGCCTCGACTCCCAGACGCACGGCAGGGCGGCCGATGCCCGGTCCCAGGACGGCTCCGATACGCTCGGCGATGCCTATTGGATGCCTTTCACCGCCAATCGCGACTTTCGCGCCCACCCGCGCATGGTGGCCGGCGCCGAAGGGCGCTACCTGATCGATACCCGCGGCCGGCGGCTGTTCGATTCGCTGTCGGGGCTGTGGTGCTGCGGCGCGGGGCATAACCGCGCAGAGCTTCAGCAGGCCGTGGCGCGCCAGCTCGGCAGGCTCGATTACGCGCCGAGCTTCCAGGTCGGCCATCCGCTGGCTTTCGAACTCGCCGAGCGGCTCGCCGAGCTGACACCGAAAGGGCTCGACCATGTGTTCTTCACCAATTCCGGTTCGGAGAGCGCCGATACCGCGCTGAAGATGGCGCGCGCTTACTGGCGACTCAAGGGCAAGCCCGAGAAGACCCGCCTGATCAGCCGCCTCAAGGGCTATCATGGCGTCAATATCGGCGGTACCAGCGCCGGCGGCATCGTCGCCAACCGCAAGCACTACGGGCAGTTGCTTGAATTCGCCCATCTGCCGCATACCTTGCAGCCGGGACAGGCCTTCACCCGCGGCCAGGCCGAGCAGGGCGCCGAGCTCGCCGATGCGCTGCTCGACCAGATCGCGCTCAACGACGCCGCCAACATCGCCGCAGTGATCGTCGAGCCGATGTCGGGCTCGGCCGGGGTGATCGTGCCGCCCAAGGGCTATCTCGAACGCCTGCGGGCGATCTGCGACGAGCACGATATCCTGCTGATCTTCGATGAGGTGATCACTGCCTTCGGGCGCTGCGGCGCGACCACCGGGGCCGAGGCCTTCGGGGTGACGCCGGATATCATGAACGTCGCCAAGCAGATCACCAACGGGGCGATTCCCATGGGTGCGGTGATCGCCTCGCGCGAGATCCACGCGACCTTCATGCAGGCCGGCGGTCCCGGGCACGGCATCGAATTCCCCCACGGCTATACCTACAGCGCCCATCCGGTGGCCTGCGCCGCCGCGCTGGCGGCGCTCGAGCTGTTCGAGCGCGAGGACTTCCCCGCTCAGGTGCGGGCCATCGCGCCGGCGTTCGAAGCGCGCCTGCACGCGCTGAAGGGGCGCCCGCATGTCGTCGACATCCGCAATTACGGCCTCGCCGGGGCCATCCAGCTGGCGCCGCGCGAGGGCGATCCGGCGATCCGTCCCCGCGACGCCGCGCTGGCGCTGTGGGAGGCGGGGTTCTACGTGCGTTACGGCGGCGACACCCTGCAGTTCGGCCCGCCGTTCGCGACCACCGATGCGGAGCTCGAGCGCCTGTTCGACGCCGTCGCCACCACCCTCGATACGTTGGCCTGA